The genomic DNA ctttgtgtgtgtgtgtgtgtgtgtggggggggtctttctctgtgtgtgtgtgtgtgtgtgtgtgtgtgtgtgcgctgacTTCATTTGTTACGTAACAATTGAAAGAACTAATTCGACATTTGATTATTTGATTATCTTGCAGGGTGGCCAAGATGAGTAGCCAGCTGGGCGATCTCGGCAGCGGTGCCGGCaagggcggtggcggcggtggctccATCCGCGAGGCTGGCGGCGCTTTTGGCAAGCTGGAGGCAGCCCGCGAGGAGGAGTACTTCTACAAGAAGGTGAGTGGAACGCGAAACACATGCAAATTCTTATCAGTTTTATTTAGTAGCCCCAGACACTAACGAAAATCCATATCAGTAGCATGGCCCGCCGTTGAGCAGCTCTTGAACTCCGCATTTTTGTATGCGAAAATTGATCTCCTTGAAGTTGAGTCCGGCCCCAAAGGCTTTCTGCAAGCGATTCGATAGTGCCCACAGCTCCTCTTTGCCCTCGTGGTTGCGCACGATCTTCAGGCCGCTCGTGAACTGGAGTCGCTCCTCATCCTCGATGAGCATGACCAGATTCTGATGCGTGTAGGGTGTTTGGGTGTTCCAGGCCAGAATGCTGGCTGGCTTGACCAGGCCACAGAGCAGCATTCCCGTCTCGCTCATGGCAGAAGCCACACACTGACTGCCCCGCTTGCCCAGCACCACAAACTGATCTAGGGCGGCACTGACGTCGTTCAGCTTCCagttgctgccattgttgACCACGTCCAGGGGTATGGCCATCTGCCAGTCGCTGGACAGCGAGTGGAAGTACAGCATTCGCTTCACGCCCAAGGCATGGGGCGTCAGAGCGGTCGACACAGTGCCATCCCACAGCTGGAAGCTCTCTCCGGCGATGGTAAAGGTGCCGAAATCGGGATGCGGATAGGTGTACTTGTTCTCGATGCGCCACGACTGCTGGGCGGCCACATCGTACACCACAATGCCGTCCCCGATGGAGTCCGCCATGTACACGAATCCCACATCGCAATTGTGCGAGTCCAGCTCAATGGTGGGCGCGACAAAGCGACTGACACCCTCCTTGTAGAGGCGCTTCGGCATGCGGTACTGATGCACCACTTGGCCACTCTCCAGATCAATGGCGTACAGCTGTGGGGCACACAGCTGAACAAAGTCAATCTCGCCACTGTCCAGGATCCACAGCCGACCGCAGTCGTCAATCTGAGTCCTGTAGACGGAGGTCAGACCGTTGCAGTCGGCGCCGTGCGTCTTGTGCCACTCGTAGCTGGGATAGGGCTGCAGCAGCGTGCCATTTGGCTTCATCTCGTTGGTCACATAGGCCAGGGAGTAGGGCACGCCCTTGGCAAAGCGAGGGATGGTCACAAAGATTGAGGGCGTTGGATCGCCATCTGCACAAAAGGGACACAATCAGAGCGGCCTTTGGGGCTTAAGTTTGAGTCTTACGTTTATAGTACACATCCACATCGATGGGTATTACATTGGCGGGATCGTAGAGACCTTCACGCAGCactcgctcccgctcctgtTGTGAGGGAAAGGCCAGCTCCAGATTGTATGCCTGAAACACGCTGTCCAAGCCCTGGCTCTGCGCATGCTGTGCGgctgcagccagcaggaaccagaagcagaagcaaacgCCCAAAGTAATCAAATGCTGCAACATGCTGTAATCCTTTCACTTTCGTTAGATCTGGTCTGCTGtgatgtggtgtggtgtgctcCAGTTAAGCTCCTAACAGAGACTGCGCATGCGCCGCCACCAACTGGCGCTTGTCTTTCTAATCCGTCTCcatctggcagcagcagcaggcaggccagTTGGGTCACCTTTTGCAACTGGTTTAATTGCACACAAACATTGTGCATTGAAATTCTCGTTGACTTGACTGTCGCTCTTGTTGCCGCTTTTTATTGTTGGCCAATTGAGAAAACGAGTTCCTAGTGCTGGCTAATTATGCATACCACCCCTTTTTGGCTACGTCCAACGTCAGTTCATTGGCCCATTAAGTGTTATCAATTGCCcgatttattattaaatgcGATTTACAATccagtttcggtttctgtcAGCAGACAAATCGCACACAAAATGGAATGGCTATGATCAGCGGCAGCGTCTACCCTTTTTCAATCTTGTGGCAACTACGCCGCTGCCCGAACCACAGTGGGCCTTGCATAATCATCTAGCGATAACCACGAACCTGAACTTTGCGACAATTGTTGTGCCGCAACCGATTCGTAATTGAGTGTTGAGTTTGGGCATGAATCAATTTTTAGGGGGCATGTAGCTTGAAGCAAGCTGAGCATATATTAAGCGAATTTGTGTGGATTGAGATGGAGATTAAGTTTAGGTTTTGCGGCCTCGAATTAGCATACAAAATCCAACGGACTAAAGCGCGGAAAGCGTTTCTTCTGCCTTACCACCCAGTGTCAAGTGTTTCCAGatgcttttctttctttttaacttttttctaCCGATTGTGCAGCAAAGGCTTAAATTAAATACTAATTATAGTGGCTTATATTAGCCAAAAGGATCTGCCGCTCATGGCTTAAACACCAGCCTGTTGGTGAGCTCATCATCGTTGGCAAAGAACACGCCGCCCTGCACATCGTCCAGTCTGCGTCGCAGAATGCGGAAGTTCACTTCGTTGGCGTTGATAGTGCCCGCGGATATTTTctgcaacaaaaagttaaTCAATCCTCAAGATTCACAGCCAAGACTTAGCCCAGACTCACCTGAAAACGATtggacagcagccagagctcCTCGTAGCCCGCTGGATTGCGCACCACCTTCATGCCGCTGACAaactgcagctcctcggcctTGGCTGGCAGCGCGCCAAAGTTCCTCGAGCCGTACGGCGTGTTTACGTTCCACACGAACAGCTTGATGGGATTGAAGGTGACGCAGTAGAGATTGCTCATGCTGTCCATGGCCGAGGCGGCGCACTCGCTCTTGCGCCTGCCCAGCAGCTTGAACTGATCGGCCATGGCCTCCACGCCGTTCGCCCAGTTCTCCCGGCGGTTGAGCACACTCAGGGGCACGGCGTACTCCCCCACGCTGGCCAGCGGATGGAAGTACAGATTGCGCTTGTCGTTGTTCACCGAGAACAGACCGTCCATCAGGTCGAAGCTCTCGCCGGCGATCGTGTGGTGGCCGTAGTCCGGGTCGGGGTACATGAAGCGGTTCTCTGCGCGCCACGAGGCATTCGCCTGCTGGTCGTACACGACCAACCCATGAAAGTTGACGTCTGCAATGTAGATCATGGTGCGGCTGCAGGTGCCGCGTGGCGGCGGATCCTGCACCAGCACGCTCGGCGTGATGAAGAGCGAGGCCCGTGGAGTGTACGTGTCGTTGGGGAAACGGTAGCGATGCAGCAGGCGATCGGTGTTCAGGtcaaactgcagcagctgaggtGGGCACAGCTGCTCGCTGCCAATCAAGCCCGAGTCGATCACCCACAGCTGATTGCATTCAGTGAcctgggggagagagagagtcgctgTAGAGGGAAGGAAGGATCTTTGCATTATCCACTTACAGCCACTCGAAAGGCGGAGGTAATCAGGTCACAGTTCTCGCCATGGCCATTGTGCCAGGAGTAGCTGGGATATGGCTGCAGCATCGGGCCATTGCGTCCCATCTGCTCGGAGACGGTGGCCAGTGTGTACGGAATTCCGGTGACGAATCTCGGAATCGTTGTAAACACCCGCACCATGCCATTGGCCAAATGCTGCGCCTGCACATCGATGGGCGTGCCGTTCTCCGGCACCAGATTGCCCGCAGTCTGCGCGTTCTGCCGATCCTGGGCAGTGGGGAAGCCGTactccagctgctgccattgcacAAGCGACTCCACGGTGCGCACTGGACTCGGTGGCCGTGGTGCCCGTCCactgggctgctggctgttgtaGGCCGCATGGGCCAGGGTCAGCGAGAGGGCGATCAGCAAGAGCCGGAGGTGTTCCATTCTGTTGCTCGTCTATGGGCTAAATGCTGTGGTCCGTCCACTGGTGCGCCTCTTATCAACTTTGGCTTgactttgaatatttttggagCCGCCTGATAAGTGAGCGCTGAAGGGAGAGCTTTGTCTAGTGGCTGTTGACTCTCAATTAGTGTTGTTTGAGTTCCACAGAAAACGGAATTTTATTGTGTTTAATATTTGGCCAGATGCGGCCTGAAATGCGCAATAATATTATACACTGACCCCAATCTTTGTCGAACACTTTCTTTGCCAACTTTTCACTCGTCGCGTCGCGTCACActgctgccagttgccagtcgTGCGGCCAACTATAAACTAAAAACTGGCTTGGAAGATGAGCACGCGCAGAACAGATtccagcaaacacacacacgtctcTGATTCAGGTTCTTAAACCCTGGCAGATGGTTTATCCCAAGCTTACGCACTTTGCTTCgatctcttctctctctcttgtgtgtgtgtgtctcccttCAGTGATTTGCATTTGGGGAACGTGCTAAAAATTTGTTCTACCAAATATTTGCTCGTGACATTGACAAAGCGGCGGAACTGTAAGCTCTgtagtcaaagtcaaagcctcTTATATTGTGAGCAAGAtgcgggtacgggtacgggacTGTTGGCTAATAATGATGACAGGCGGCGGTGGCGATGTCAATAATTGATGAGCGGCGCTGTAGGGGGCGGAGCGGCGTTCTTTGCCGTAACCCGCAATTAGCTTTTTACGACTTGCCGTGCCAATACGATATATTTTAATCATTTGTTATTaacatttctgtttgttttgcattgcAGCAAAAGGGACAGTTGGAGAAGCTGAAGAACGATCAGATCCACCAGGCCGAGTTCCATCATCAGCAGATCAAGGAGCACGAGGAGGCCATCCAGCGTCACAAGAACTTCCTCGAGAACCTGCACAAGTGAGCGGCGGCACAGGAGAAAGCTCTCTCACATCACACACAGACCAGTGATAGTTCGAGACATTTACTTAAATGCATTTCACTCAATTGTACTTGTCCTCCCTCCTAGCCGATCAGTGCGCAGTTTATACACTTACAAATTGTTCAATGTTTTCTAAAAATCTACATGAATAAAACACAGATATTTTAAAGGCTTTAATTGGAACATCAATCTTAGTCCAGTGGGATGGAGTGGGATGCCCACCCGCAGCTACAGAATAGTCAACTCGGAAGCCTGTGCCTCGTGCCGCAACTGGTTCTAGCACTAATACTACGCCACCCTCATCAGAATGGGCATCTCTGAATTCCAATTGAGTTTGTAAACCACctaaaatcatattttaatcAGTTCGTCGTGCAAGCTctaagcagcggcagagtgttTAAGACTACAAATTCCCCGAAACACAATCGCTGGCTTATCAAAAAGGCGAGTCATTCATTAATTAGCAAACTGGCTTAgctttcattcatttgttCAAAGCGTAAACATTCCTCTAAACATTTTGCAGTCTATTGTTAGTTTCAAACAGCTTCAGCCAGACTGAAACGCAGAACGGTGCGTATAGGAAAGGAGTGGTTGGTGGACATCAACGAATTTAGTTTCTTTATCTTTGTTTATATGAGTtctataataattaaattggaatTAAACGTGGGCGGGCTGAGGGCATCTTGAAACACTGCAAATTGTACATTGAATTCTACATCTACATTCCAGATGCGCCCCTATCGATAATGGAAATCTAATAGGACTTCACTAGTTGTTACACATAAACAAGTCATTTCATGCGTAATGTGAATATTAATAGCAAGAAAAGAGTCTTCGCGCACACCGGCAATTGATTCATCAATAGTATAAAATTATAAGTTAACTTCTGAGAGTTCTAGCTAGTTAGTAataagaacgagaagggacgtgtgagacgcttcttacgcgtcacaacttttatacccggcactcagtactacatctgtacattagcggttatttgtcaaattttaaattttttcttcatctgtcatctacatctacaacacttctcacaccaacacgctcctttagctcgccccccttccctagacccacacactgcagactcacggcagaggcagagccagcggcagacggccagtgtgcggccactgcgcgaagcagagtgtgaatgagagaactttcaaaaaacaaatataagctgcgggacggggtgggtttagccactggtaattaatttcttcattgtggctataataatgatccaatcggatcccaatttggtgatctgatagatatggtcattccctacggaatggtttttagttttctgttatcttcaaaattgtagatttgggaggttttctgAAATAGTGGACACAGCGAGGGTGAACAAATTGGGAAGGAAGTTATGCATAGTTTTCACATACCATATGCTGCCGCATCGCGGTCAAGGAGCTGTGGAGTAGCTGATAGGTGGGCTTGCCCCAGCTCGTTTGCTTGGTAACGAGATTGTAGATAAAACGCTCCTGATCCTTTAGGATGGCAACGCCACCCGGCTGGACATTCTGCCTCTGCAATGTCAGTAGCTGGCCAAACTTAGTGCTgcggaaatacatacaaattataagTTTTGTGTTCTGCAAAGGAAAACGTAGGACATACCGAAATTTGACAGCGATCCCTTTGCCCATACGCAAGTCGGCGCCCACGCAATGGCACATGGAATAGTCGGCCTTCGCGCTGAAGGCCCGTTCCCCCCGTTCCCCCGttcacctctttataaacaaAACCTGACATTTCTATCAGCTTAATCCAAATTTCTTTCAAGTCGACCTGTGGCTCTGTTTACAAaattttagtttcatttgcGCGCAAAAATACGTGCTAACGCTTTGCGGTATATATAAAATggaaaggtatatttcggtatatttcttaGGGTCagaatgtatattttatcgatagctCCGCGGTCATACTGTTATGATATGAACTCTTTTGTTGTGCGCGCTATTTctcaaatttttcaatgttatgacttaataaacatgtctctcttaataatttacatacatttacatactgtagacaaagtctcgcactcgctggcccATTGAGTGGGCGCTGACTTGGCCATGGGCGCAGGCATAGCTGTGAAGTTCAAGGAGGTCTACGGCAAGGTCGATGAGCTGCGTGCCCAGAAGGCGGAGAGcggtgatgtggctgtgctcaaggataatgatcgctacatttactatctggtgacgaagccacaaagctggggaaaaccaacatacgagtcgctgcagtcatcTCTGGAGCAGATACGCGAACACATGGTGGGTGGCTTGCGCTAACTTTTAGATCAATtctttgcttatgcatttCGAACCTTTTCGCAGCGCAAGAACATCGTTAAGCAGCTGGCATCGGTTGCGTATTGAGGGCTTGGAATGGGACAAAGTCAGCGGCGTTCTGGAGTACGTGTTCGGGCAGCTGAAGATTGTCGTCTACAACTTTGTGCCTCCACCAAGCAATTAAGAATCAATTCTAGGcgaagatatcaaataaaagaagtaaacatatacatacatatacctaacatcaattgtatttattatgggaatgggaaatatgtgcaattgaatccttaatccttgatgtccttgaagcgagagagattgaaaaggatcggggaagttgtcctgattacgaaaaggtgtggcacattctgatcggcccacaaatataggagaaaaaaagaaaacaaaactgttctgtcgttgttctcaaaatttgttgtaaaaaaaaacttgtacatcaaaagatgttttgttattgttgtacaacaaacactttcttgtagTGAACCAACCACGTAGTTAGCACAGTGGCGCTTCCGCGATCACTACGGCCatttcttaaactaaaaatgcgttcgcacagtggcgccaccgTGATTATTACGGCCATttatggaactaaaatatcgtAGTTCGAGAGTTGGCCGCTCTGTGTTGGCAGCCAcagtgaaattttgaaatttgtccactgaaatggccgaaaacagaaaaacaggccaggaaacaggaaaattttcagacaaagttccaggcgaacagaagtcagcagaaggttactggtttccatgttttttcacacaagtttccttctgctgacttctgttcgcctggtactttgtctgaaaatgttcctgttttcggccggaaaggaaacaggaaacaggaaaattttcagaccaaagtaccaggcgaacagaagtcagcagaaggcaactggtttccatgtttttttttttcacaagtttccttctgctgacttctgttcgcctggtacttggtctgaaaatgttcctgttttcggccaggaaacaggaaacaggaaaattttcagacaaagtaccaggcgaacagaagtcagcagaaggcaactggtttccatgtttttcacacaagtttccttctgctgacttctgttcgcctggtactttgtctgaaaatgttcctgttttcggccaggaaacaggaaaaagggaaaattttcagacaaagtaccaggcgaacagaagtcagcagaaggcaactggtttccatgttttttcacacaagtttccttctgctgacttctgttcgcctggtactttgtctgaaaatgttcctgttttcggccaggaaacaggaaacaggaaaattttcagacaaagtaccaggcgaacagaagtcagcagaaggcaactggtttccatgttttttcacacaagtttccttctgctgacttctgttcgcctggtacttggtcagaaaatgttcctgttttcggccaggaaacaggaaacaggaaaattttcagacaaagtaccaggcgaacagaagtcagcagaaggcaactggtttccatgtttttcacatggaaaccagtatccttctgctgacttctgttcgcctggtactttgtctgaaaatgttcctgttttcggccaggaaacaggaaacaggaaaattttcagacaaagtaccaggcgaacagaagtcagcagaaggcaactggtttccatgtttttttcacaagttaccttctgctgacttctgttcgcctggtactttgtctgaaaattttcctgttttcggccgaaaacaaacaggaaaattttcagaccaaagtaccaggcgaacagaagtcagcagaaggcaactggtttccatgtttttttcacacaagttaccttctgctgacttctgttcgcctggtactttgtctgaaaattttcctgttttcggccggaaaacaggaacagaaaagtactggtttccatgttttttcagaAGGCaagttttccttctgctgacttctgctgacttctgttcgcctggtactttgtctgaaaattttcctgttttcggccaggaaacaggaaacaggaaaattttcagacaaagtaccaggcgaacagaagtcagcagaaggcaactggtttccatgtttttttcacacaagttaccttctgctgacttctgttcgcctggtactttgtctgaaaatgttcctgttttcggccaggaaacaggaaacaggaaaatttttcagacaaagtaccaggcgaacagaagtcagcagaaggcaactggtttccatgtttttcacacaagttaccttctgctgacttctgttcgcctggtactttgtctgaaaatgttcctgttttcggccaggaaacaggaaacaggaaaattttcagacaaagtaccaggcgaacagaagtcagcagaaggcaactggtttccatgttttccatgtttttttcacacacaagttaccttctgctgacttctgttcgcctggtactttgtctgaaaatgttcctgttttcggccaggaaacaggaaacaggaaaattttcagacaaagtaccaggcgaacagaagtcagcagaaacagcaactttggttccatgtttttttcacacaagtttccttctgctgacttctgttcgcctggtacttggtcagaaaatgttcctgttttcggccaggaaacaggaaacaggaaaattttcagacaaaataccaggcgaacagaagtcagcagaaggtaactggtgtgaaaaacatggaaattcaataaccttctgctgacttctgttcgcctggtacttggtcagaaaatgttcctgttttcggccaggaaacaggaaacaggaaaattttcagacaaaataccaggcgaacagaagtcagaaaggcaactggtttccatgtttttcacacaagttaccttctgctgacttctgttcgcctggtaggtaaaaatgttcctgttttcggccaggaaacaggaaacaggaaacaggaaaattttcagacaaagtaaaaaacagaagtcagcagaaggcaactggtttccatgtttttttcacacaagtttccttttgctgacttctgttcgcctggtactttgtctgaaaatgttcctgttttcggccaggaaacaggaaacaggaaaattttcagacaaagtaccaggcgaacagaagtcagcagaaggcaactggtttccatgtttttttttcacacaagtttccttctgctgacttctgttcgcctggtacttggtcagaaaatgttcctgttttcggccaggaaacaggaaacaggaaaattttcagacaaagtaccaggcgaacagaagtcagcagaaggcaactggtttccatgtttttttcacacaagtttccttctgctgacttctgttcgcctggtacttggtctgaaaattttcctgttttcggccaggaaacaggaaacaggaacattttctgaccaagtaccaggcgaacag from Drosophila subobscura isolate 14011-0131.10 chromosome E, UCBerk_Dsub_1.0, whole genome shotgun sequence includes the following:
- the LOC117892733 gene encoding ADP-ribose glycohydrolase OARD1-like; the protein is MCHCVGADLRMGKGIAVKFRTKFGQLLTLQRQNVQPGGVAILKDQERFIYNLVTKQTSWGKPTYQLLHSSLTAMRQHMVCENYA
- the LOC117891574 gene encoding major royal jelly protein 1, with translation MEHLRLLLIALSLTLAHAAYNSQQPSGRAPRPPSPVRTVESLVQWQQLEYGFPTAQDRQNAQTAGNLVPENGTPIDVQAQHLANGMVRVFTTIPRFVTGIPYTLATVSEQMGRNGPMLQPYPSYSWHNGHGENCDLITSAFRVAVTECNQLWVIDSGLIGSEQLCPPQLLQFDLNTDRLLHRYRFPNDTYTPRASLFITPSVLVQDPPPRGTCSRTMIYIADVNFHGLVVYDQQANASWRAENRFMYPDPDYGHHTIAGESFDLMDGLFSVNNDKRNLYFHPLASVGEYAVPLSVLNRRENWANGVEAMADQFKLLGRRKSECAASAMDSMSNLYCVTFNPIKLFVWNVNTPYGSRNFGALPAKAEELQFVSGMKVVRNPAGYEELWLLSNRFQKISAGTINANEVNFRILRRRLDDVQGGVFFANDDELTNRLVFKP
- the LOC117891598 gene encoding ATPase inhibitor mai-2, mitochondrial gives rise to the protein MFVVRRSVSRLYPAGLQVAKMSSQLGDLGSGAGKGGGGGGSIREAGGAFGKLEAAREEEYFYKKQKGQLEKLKNDQIHQAEFHHQQIKEHEEAIQRHKNFLENLHK
- the LOC117891575 gene encoding protein yellow; translation: MLQHLITLGVCFCFWFLLAAAAQHAQSQGLDSVFQAYNLELAFPSQQERERVLREGLYDPANVIPIDVDVYYKHGDPTPSIFVTIPRFAKGVPYSLAYVTNEMKPNGTLLQPYPSYEWHKTHGADCNGLTSVYRTQIDDCGRLWILDSGEIDFVQLCAPQLYAIDLESGQVVHQYRMPKRLYKEGVSRFVAPTIELDSHNCDVGFVYMADSIGDGIVVYDVAAQQSWRIENKYTYPHPDFGTFTIAGESFQLWDGTVSTALTPHALGVKRMLYFHSLSSDWQMAIPLDVVNNGSNWKLNDVSAALDQFVVLGKRGSQCVASAMSETGMLLCGLVKPASILAWNTQTPYTHQNLVMLIEDEERLQFTSGLKIVRNHEGKEELWALSNRLQKAFGAGLNFKEINFRIQKCGVQELLNGGPCY